CCTACCCCTCtgcctctctctctctctactCTCTTCAAGGCATTGATCTCTCAAAAATTATGCCTTTATTCGCTCTTTGATCTCAAATGTGGCAACTTCTCTTGGGCGCAGCTGTTGCAGGATCCACCGGACTCCTTGCTAAACACCTCTTTAACcctaaatcaatttctcaagATTCCTCAAACACCAATTTTGATACAGAAAAACAAGATCCTCGTCTCCAAAATCGGTATTTGGAATCTGGGTGTGAGAGTAATTGGGATGAAAAACCGAAGCAAGGTGAGATCTTTAGATTTTCCAGTTCTGAGTCTGCTGTAAAAACTAAAACTGGGGTTAAGGCAAGGAAAAAAGTTGTCTTGAAGAAGGCTGAGAAAAGATCAAATGGTGGTAGTGGTGTAGAGGTGAACACAAAGAAGTTTTCTGTTTGCTTGAAGAAGAGGAGAACTGCTAAAAATGAGGCTTATAAGTGTGGGGCATTCCCTTCTAAAGGTATGATTCTATTCATTTATCAACTCTCAAGCTGTATTTGATGTTCAGTCAGGCCTGCAAATGTTAGAATTTAAATGTAGTTGTAGATATGGGTATGCTTTGAATTTTGATGGAATTCATTGAATTATATGTCTTTAAGTTCTCAGATTTTTGTCATCTAATATCTAAGTGATAGAAAACAGAACTCCAGTTTGCACTGTGATCTTATTAAGTTGTTGTGAATGTCAGACATGGAAGAGTGAAAGATGTTTATATGTTGCCAAGTCAATGTCTAGACCTCTTGCGGTATACATAACTTGCAAACATGGTTATGGAACCAACCGCTTCTCAGTCCATCACTTAATTCTCAAGGTTGGAGAAAAGTGGGGTGCTGGTGGGGTGGGCTTTgtgaatattttattgaaagattGTTCTTTTGGTAAAGAAATTCCTGACTTGATAATCGATACAATAGAAAGTGATGAACAGGGGTAATAAAGATTGTTTATAGTTCCATGTGCTGTCAAGATAcacttactttttttttctaatactCAAATTTACTTGGTATTTTTTACTCCTCAGATAGCTCTGTATTTCGCTGGGGACTTGGCTTTGGTATCATGTACATGATGTCAGCTGGGAGGGCTGAGATCGATAAATTGAACTCAGCCTTGGATGAGACTGCAAAAGTGGTTCAGGAGTTAAAAACTACACTATGCAAAAGAAAATCATCTTGCAATCTACATGCTTCCAGTTCTGCAAGTGAAGTTGCCGCAAGCTCAAAGAAGTTTAGTGGCAAGAATTCGCAGTTACTGCTCAGGAAGTCAGGTACTGGGAACAGAGACCATAATGAGACCAAAGTCTGCAGCCTCCCAGTATTTGATGATGGTGAATATGCCAGTAGTGTTCTTACTGAAGAGCCTGAACCAGAGCTGGAGGTTGTGGAAATGGATCAACTAGAGGCAGAGCTCGAGTTAGAACTGCAAAAATTGAGTGAGGTTAACTTTTCAACTACCTTTACATCCTTTATTTCAATTACTTACTGGTTAAAGGTGCTTCCTTTTTACTGGTTTATCCATATCTCTACCTTTACTAAATATTTAGGACAAGAGTTATctaaaattagattttgaatAAACTCTTAAAGGGATAGTTTTTTCTCTAGATCCAACAATTCTCTTTTAAATGCAATTTCAGACCACTTTAACAGATTATTCTTATCAATGAAATTCCATAGCTGACCAAATTTAACCACTAACTGTTTTACTGTATGTGTGAGTGATCGAGGAGTAAAGTGCATGAGAGAGTAGCTAGTAGGTTTACTTGTTGAAAGGAATATCTTTGTGGATCTTAGCTCATAGCTTGACCGCTTGATGCTAATACTAGCTGATAGTTCATGGGACCAATCACTGACGTAACATTTTCAAAAGTAAATTGTGCTACAGGACTAACGGTGCATGCAGCAACCTTCATAATGTAGAGCACTTTGGATATTTTGTCGAATATGAATAGGAACTTCTGCATGCTAGTATTAAGCCATACCAAGAGGAACTGAAACATATGGAATGAAGATGAGCAGTGATAGCATCACTTTACATGGGGAAATTTGATAACTGTGGACATTGGCCAGACCTTAAAGACGGAATATGCAATTTGTGTGGTTAGAGTAAAGAAACATAGTAGCTGATGAATGAGAAAAATTGCATAAGAAAGATGGGAAACATATAAATACCTCTGCAATgagtatatatacataaatatatatattttttctgcTTTGACTTTTTATAAACTCTGTTGCATCTGCTTAGAATTACAACAATATTGCTACTCACCCGAAAATACTTTTGCAGACTGAGGTTTCAGCCAAAAGTTTGCATGAGCCAGTGGGAGAGAGGTTTGATTCATACCAGAGCAAGGGAGTATTGCCGTCTGAACTAGATCAGAAACTGTGCCATGTGTTAATCGAGCAGCAAGAAAACCAAATCGAGGAGCTAGAATCTGAATTGAATTCGGCTCAATCCAAGCTCCGTGAGAAAGAAGCTGAACTCCAAGCACTAAAGGATTGCGTTAAACGCCTGACTAATTTCTCTCTGTCTACTGGCTCAGGTAAGACATAGATCAGATTCATGAATTCTAGGCTACAGATTATGTTAAATTCTGTGGTGTCGTATCTTTAATACCAATGCAATGATTCTCAGATGACGATACCGAGGCCCAAGGGGACCAAGAATGTATGAAGGATCAAGATAGCTCTATTAAAAGTGGATCTGAAACAAGGAAATCATTGGTTGGTATGAAAAGACATATGGAGTTTTAAGTCCAACTGATATCAAGGTAATTCATAAGCAATCGTCAGAGACCATCAGAACAATAATACCAACAGTGTGGGTCACACCAttcttaaaatcaaaatctagcTTGCCTAATTCCCTGTGCACCCTTCAATATTATATTACTATAGCATCAGAAACCCATAAATTGTAGTCTTTTTATTGTATTCCCCCTTAGTGTCTGATTTCTTTATTAggatatctttatatatatgttatgccTAGTGTTTGGAGCTGAACTCTTTCCACTAAGTAGTTCCTAATTGACTTAGATATAGCTTGCCTAGTTGTTAGTCAAGCTCTTTCTTGAGTGCCTAAGGGAAAGCCTGTATATCATAGTTGACTTTTTTGTTATCTTGTTGGAAGAGAAAATTACAATTATGTCCATTCGCCTGTTGGTAAATTACAGTCCCTCCCGCAAACTCTCAAAGGTTGATTTGAATGCACTAAAAGGGTAATCTTGGAAGCAAGCAATTGTAAGAGAGATTTATAGTGCGGTGGTGGTTGCTTGTTCAGAGCCAGATAAAATATTGGTGGAGCCATGGAAGAGGACCCCATAACTTGTTCTTTACCTGAAAAACTTCTActttttttgacttttattaATGATAGAGCCCATTTCACATTATCAGGCGCCATTGGAGGGTACACAAAACCAAACTTAAAAACCTCCCATGATTTCCAAGAGCTTTGAGATATCTATAAAGGGTAATGATCAGTTCACTTTAACCTGACTTTTAATCACAATGAGTGAACAGCTTTTCTAATCCATTACATTTCTTCAATgatattttgaagattaaaaggaataaaaaaggTCAAGTTTACGAGGATGAAAAACCTAATGCGGTGACTGTCAGGCTTAAAGCATGCAAACCTAAAACAAGCTTTCAAAACAGAATGTCTGATATTCAAAACATCAGTGTTAGAAATCTGATGTCTTCATATGTAGATGGTTGACTTTTAAGTATAGGCTGTCCTGTCATGTTAGACCTATGGATCTAATCTAAAGCAAACAGATTCAACCATTATTTATATTCTGTACCGTAGTTTACTGTATAAATTACAGATCTACAGTTTTTATCCTTGTTAGCTACTGATTCTACACTTGTTCATGGAGGGCAAAGATAAATGAGtataatcaaacaaaattcctttatgtttaaattagcatttttattttttatttccgCTTTGCATCAATCACCATCCAATCATGAATGCTTTGGTGTGACTGAACTGAATGGACAACAGCCTCACCTTATCCTGTTAAAACCCCTCTTCTTCCAAACAATAACTTAGATGTTAATATTACTACACTGAATCAAGATCCAACGGTCATCACTGCACTATATTAACTACACTTGCAGATGAATCTGTCGTTTTCCCTACTTtactttcatttgttttttacaGGTTGTTTTTCTTCAGTAAAATAATGAATGACCTCGATGGCAAGACCAGGCTAAGCCAAACAGAACCCTACAAGACTACAaccccaaaagaaaatatataccTATGTATTATATTACAATGGATTCACCCATCCGtgcaatataaatttttaataagaaaaaaaagaagcaaaagcagagagaaaaacaaacaagtaaGGTGACCACAGACCAGACCACTATATCTTCTTCAGTTTGTTAGCAGACCCAAAGACGGACAGCCAGCCATCCCCAGACCTCTTACACGCAAAACCACATGCTTTTAGAGGAAGACAAACAGCCAAAGTACAAATCTTTTCAATCCCctaactcaaaaagaaaaaaaaagcttgtTACGAAAGCAAAGCGAAAGCCAAATCTACAAATACTCGTGATAAAAAgagtagaaaaagaaaaaagaagtgtTTTTGCTTGGGAGGGAAAATGAAGCTATCGTCGAAACCCATGTCGAGTCCGGGTCGTGCTGAGAAGTATCCGCCACCATTGATGCGGTTTTTGAGAAGCAATGTTGGGAGTAGAAGCAGGGGAAGGTCACGTACAAGCCCAATGTTCGTTAGGAAAAAGAATACCGCCATTGAAACCCAAGAGCCTTCTTCGCCTAAAGTTACTTGCATGGGTCAGGTTCGTGTCAGGCGCTCCAAACAAACCGCTTCCAAATCCAGTCGACCCGGACTCCCGACTCGCCGCCGTAGCCGCTGTAAATGGATCAGAAACGCTCTGTTTTGTCATCAACTCCCTGGGAAAGTCAAGGCCAAGCCTGGTTTTCGATGCTCTTGGAAGAAATTGGGGGCGTTTTTCCATATGGGGTATTGTAGAAAACCACAGAATGGGGAAGATTCATCGAAATTTGGGATCAAAACTGGAGATTCCGTaccagaagaagaagaagaaaagagtgAAGAAAATGAGAAGGAAGCTAAGAATTTCGCATCTTCTTCCTGTTCATCGCCACCCAAAAATGCATTGCT
The sequence above is a segment of the Gossypium raimondii isolate GPD5lz chromosome 4, ASM2569854v1, whole genome shotgun sequence genome. Coding sequences within it:
- the LOC105768123 gene encoding uncharacterized protein LOC105768123; this encodes MWQLLLGAAVAGSTGLLAKHLFNPKSISQDSSNTNFDTEKQDPRLQNRYLESGCESNWDEKPKQGEIFRFSSSESAVKTKTGVKARKKVVLKKAEKRSNGGSGVEVNTKKFSVCLKKRRTAKNEAYKCGAFPSKDSSVFRWGLGFGIMYMMSAGRAEIDKLNSALDETAKVVQELKTTLCKRKSSCNLHASSSASEVAASSKKFSGKNSQLLLRKSGTGNRDHNETKVCSLPVFDDGEYASSVLTEEPEPELEVVEMDQLEAELELELQKLSETEVSAKSLHEPVGERFDSYQSKGVLPSELDQKLCHVLIEQQENQIEELESELNSAQSKLREKEAELQALKDCVKRLTNFSLSTGSDDDTEAQGDQECMKDQDSSIKSGSETRKSLVGMKRHMEF
- the LOC105768126 gene encoding uncharacterized protein LOC105768126 yields the protein MKLSSKPMSSPGRAEKYPPPLMRFLRSNVGSRSRGRSRTSPMFVRKKNTAIETQEPSSPKVTCMGQVRVRRSKQTASKSSRPGLPTRRRSRCKWIRNALFCHQLPGKVKAKPGFRCSWKKLGAFFHMGYCRKPQNGEDSSKFGIKTGDSVPEEEEEKSEENEKEAKNFASSSCSSPPKNALLLTRCRSAPYRSSSLACRFWGSPFANQDKNEEETEETKLESRGFKEEEENPSLTKVSLCRNSEQGTQMDSENLGFCKGIEEEKVVLKTEQVGDVRPLILTRCKSEPARTAERLNPEMNFWKKRKLGFT